TGATCTGTGGTTACGGCGACGTGGGCAAGGGCTGCGCCGAGGCCATGAAGGGCCAGGGCGCCCGGGTCCAGGTCACCGAGATCGACCCGATCAACGCGCTGCAGGCGATGATGGAGGGCTTCGACGTCGTGACCGTCGAGGACGCCATCGCCGACGCGGACATCGTGGTGACGTCGACCGGCAACAAAGACATCATCATGCTCGACCACATCAAGGCGATGAAGGACCACTCGATCCTGGGCAACATCGGCCACTTCGACAACGAGATCGACATGGCCGGCCTGGAGCGCTCCGGCGCGACGAAGACCAACATCAAGCCGCAGGTCGACCTGTGGACCTTCAAGGAGACCGGCCGCTCGGTCATCGTGCTGTCCGAGGGTCGGCTGCTGAACCTGGGCAACGCCACCGGCCACCCGTCGTTCGTGATGAGCAACAGCTTCGCCAACCAGACGATCGCCCAGATCGAGCTGTGGACCAAGAACGACGAGTACGACAACGAGGTGTACCGCCTGCCCAAGCACCTCGACGAGAAGGTGGCCCGGATCCACGTCGAGGCGCTCGGTGGCACGCTCACCAAGCTGACCAAGGACCAGGCCGAATACCTCGGCGTCGACGTCGAGGGCCCGTACAAGCCGGACCACTACCGCTACTGAGTCGGGTCCCGTCGCGAGTGTGCGCCCAGCCGCACACCCAGCGTCGAGCGTGCGGTCAGCCGCACATTCGGCGCCGGGCAGGTAGCCTCGCGCCGTGCTGATCGCGATCGAAGGCGTCGACGGCTCCGGCAAGCGAACGCTGACCGACGGCCTGCGCGCGCACCTGCACCGCGCCGGCAAGTCGGTGGCGACGCTGGCGTTCCCGCGGTACGGGCAGTCGATCACGGCCGACCTCGCGGCCGAGGCGCTGCACGGTCAGCACGGTGATCTCGCCGAGTCGGTGTACGGGATGGCGACCTTGTTCGCGCTCGACCGGGCCGGGGCCATCGCGGAGATCGAGCGACTCACCGACGAGCACGACGTGGTGATCCTCGATCGCTACGTCGCCTCCAACGCGGCCTACAGCGCGGCCCGGTTGCATCAGGACGCGGCCGGGGACGCGGTGGCGTGGGTGCGCGCGCTCGAGTACGAGCGGCTGGCGTTGCCGGTGCCGGACTGGCAGATCCTGCTCGCGGTGCCGGCCGAACTCGCGGGACAGCGCGCCCGCAGCCGGGCCGAGAGCGACCCGGGCCGGGCACGCGACAGCTACGAACGTGACGATGGACTGCAGCGCCGGACCGGCGCGGTGTACGCCGAACTGGCCGCCGCGGACTGGTCCGGGCGATGGCTCGTGGTGGACGCGGACGTCGATCCGGCAGGGCTGGCCACGTCCCTTTGGGGGCCTGGGCAACCCGATTGACGGCCGTTTAGCACAATTTCGGTGCCATTTGGCCTTATCAATCGAGAAACACGCGTGTGGTAGCCGAGTTTTGTCTTGATCTGGTGACACCATGGAGACCATGAGGCAAAGGATTCTCGTCGTCGATGACGACGCTTCGCTGGCCGAGATGCTCACCATCGTGTTGCGTGGGGAGGGTTTCGACACCGCGGTCATCGGCGATGGCACTCAGGCCCTGACTGC
This genomic stretch from Mycobacterium paragordonae harbors:
- a CDS encoding dTMP kinase, producing MLIAIEGVDGSGKRTLTDGLRAHLHRAGKSVATLAFPRYGQSITADLAAEALHGQHGDLAESVYGMATLFALDRAGAIAEIERLTDEHDVVILDRYVASNAAYSAARLHQDAAGDAVAWVRALEYERLALPVPDWQILLAVPAELAGQRARSRAESDPGRARDSYERDDGLQRRTGAVYAELAAADWSGRWLVVDADVDPAGLATSLWGPGQPD